DNA sequence from the Pseudomonadota bacterium genome:
ACGCCATCCCGAGCGCACGGTCCTCGACCTGATTGCCGACGACCCGTGTTCGGCGGGCTGCTGCGAAGACAATCTCGTGGTCCAACAGGGCGCCGACGGCAAGCCGGTGCGCGCCATCGGCGCCATGTTGCAGGAAACGCCGCTGGTCCTGATGACCAAAGACGACAGCGGCATCAAAGCGATCAGGGATCTCGCAGGCCGCCGCGTCGCCGTGCACGCCGACGGCGAACACCTGCTGCGCATCCTGCTCCACCTCCACGATGTTGACGTCGACACCGTCGACATCACCGTCGGTGGCTGGTCACTCGACGACCTGACAGCCGAACGTTTCGATGCGGTCCAGGGCTACGCCATCACCGAAGCCATCGCCTTGGAGGCACACGGTTTCAGCCCGCGTCTGGTGCCGCTACGCCACCCCTCGCTCGCCCCGCAATCGCAAGTGATCGTCACGACTCCAGAATGTCTCAGCTCCCATGAGACGATCCTGCGGCGATTCCTCGCGGCGACCGCCGAAGGTTGGCTTCAGGTCCTGGCGCAGCCGGACGAGGCAGCCGCCATGCTTGCCGCGACGTGTGCGGGGCGGACCGATGCCAGCAAAAACCGGCGCATGCTCGCCATGATGGCGCCGCTTGTCGTTGGAGCGAAAGGGCCGCAACAGATCTGTCAGATCGATCGGGAACGCTGGCGGCAGAACATCGCGACCTACGCGCGGTTTGGCTTGGGTGCCCGGAAGGTCGACGTCGACAACATCGTCGACGATCTGTTTACCTAGCCGCGTTGTTCAGTCTCCGACCAGGCCGCCGTGGAAGATCATGCGGTAGACGTCGATACCGTCGTGGCTGATCGTCTCGATGCCGCTGAACCCCAGGAGGTCGCCGTCGACATCATTGCGATAGGCGAAGGCGCCCTCGACGTACGACGCCGGGCCGCGCATTAGGTGGTCGGGATCGGGATCGCCGAGCACAGCGCGCTGGAACGCATAGATCGCCTCCATCGGCGGATGATCGGCCAGGACGGTCGCCATGTAGTTCTTCATCCAGACGACACGGCCGCCGCACCAGACGAGTTCTTGGCCGCCATATGGGTTTTGACCGGCGTATCGGTCCCGGTAGGACCAGCCGCCCTTGTCCCAAACCATCTGCTCGGTACCGTCGGCGAGCTTTTCGCCGTGTGGGATGGCATAGGTCTCACGGCGCGCCTCGACCAGAAAGTCGATGAGGCCGTGGATGGGGACGGCATTCATGACGGGTCCTCCGTCGCGAAGGTCCACGCGTGATCGGCGGCGGCCTCGCAGGTGCCCCACCACACGTCGTCGCACGCGCGCATCTCGGTCAAGAGTTGTTCCAGCATGAGAAGGCGGCCGGGCCGTCCCATCAGATTGGGGTGGAATGTCGTGTGGAAGAGGCCGCCAAAGCGGCGCAGGCCCCGGAACTCCTCCAGCCAGATGCGCCGCGCGTCCTCGGCTGGCGCTGTAACCGCGCTGCCGGCCGGATAGAGCGACGCGCCAAAGAGCGCCCAATCGTCCAGCACCATGCTGGTCGGCAGCTCGATCAGCGAACCCCTGGCCGTTTCGACCAGATGCGGGGTGTCGTATTCCATCAGGCTGGCGTCATAGGTAAAACCCAACGCGGCCATCACCTCCAGCGTACGCGCATCGACACC
Encoded proteins:
- a CDS encoding ABC transporter substrate-binding protein, with the translated sequence RHPERTVLDLIADDPCSAGCCEDNLVVQQGADGKPVRAIGAMLQETPLVLMTKDDSGIKAIRDLAGRRVAVHADGEHLLRILLHLHDVDVDTVDITVGGWSLDDLTAERFDAVQGYAITEAIALEAHGFSPRLVPLRHPSLAPQSQVIVTTPECLSSHETILRRFLAATAEGWLQVLAQPDEAAAMLAATCAGRTDASKNRRMLAMMAPLVVGAKGPQQICQIDRERWRQNIATYARFGLGARKVDVDNIVDDLFT
- a CDS encoding DUF5680 domain-containing protein; the protein is MNAVPIHGLIDFLVEARRETYAIPHGEKLADGTEQMVWDKGGWSYRDRYAGQNPYGGQELVWCGGRVVWMKNYMATVLADHPPMEAIYAFQRAVLGDPDPDHLMRGPASYVEGAFAYRNDVDGDLLGFSGIETISHDGIDVYRMIFHGGLVGD